In the genome of Salvelinus sp. IW2-2015 unplaced genomic scaffold, ASM291031v2 Un_scaffold2494, whole genome shotgun sequence, one region contains:
- the LOC112074098 gene encoding E3 ubiquitin-protein ligase HERC2: MLRCRTTLDKDLINTGIYESAGKQSLPLVQLVQQLLRNIASQTIGRLKDAARRISSGVDAEHVSKERSASLDLLLRFQRLLVSKLYLGVNGTENTNGHKTDSMRVV, from the exons ATGCTGCGCTGCCGCACCACCCTGGACAAAGACCTCATCAACACCGGGATATACGAGTCCGCTGGGAAACAGAGCCTGCCCCTGGTCCAGCTCGTACAGCAGCTACTGAG GAACATAGCCTCCCAGACCATCGGCAGACTGAAGGACGCGGCCAGGAGGATATCTAGCGGTGTGGACGCGGAGCACGTCAGTAAAGAGCGCTCGGCCTCCCTGGACCTGCTGCTACGTTTCCAGAGGCTGCTGGTCAGCAAACTCTACCTGGGGGTCAAYGGCACCGAAAACACCAACGGACACA aaacagactccatgagggtggtatga